A window from Acidobacteriota bacterium encodes these proteins:
- a CDS encoding glycoside hydrolase, translated as MPEAPIASPTLRVAILWHFHQPLYVNPIRATASLPWVRLHALKDYHDMAALAVAHPGLELTFNLVPSLVDQLDDLANGRTADPALELASRDAGALTEEEHLAILGLFFSVPYRTLIAPFPRYVNLFHKRGGRGSDGTYRDAARRFKPHDFRDLIVWFHLAWSGETLKRHEVVRGLLAKGEGFTEDDKAALLATQHEFLGGVLPALREIARGGALEFSTSPYYHPILPLLCDSESALEAAPALFVPRPPFRRPADAAEQIRSAVSRHEAVFGVRPRGVWPSEGSLSEETIDILGANGVSWAASDEGILAAALALSGGGWRPRPTTSDLSAAWRLRDSPPALFFRDREISDLVGFTYSSWRGEDAAADLVGRLQRIRDHLGSGAEDAVVPIILDGENAWEHYAENGVPFLSALYRALTSTAGLATTSFSRYLEASPAPRRLERLRAGSWIRSDFTTWIGHPEKNRGWDLLRDARDAFERRAPSIDGADRDMAWKCLQAAEGSDWFWWYGDEHSSEEDSIFDATFRSLLAETWRLLGEASPPALGEPIMGRRRAPFEPPSGAVRVTLDGRRSDYFEWLLAGVCDRASGLGSMSPGAVRIERVAFGWSPGHLFIRVDPSGPTAAALLDDAAIVVAITSPASLRVAIRRGAGGEPSADVAGVACALDTIVEIDVPLAAVPARDGDRVAFSVSLLAAAGPGERLPREGEISFDAAPSFDWSV; from the coding sequence GTGCCGGAGGCCCCCATCGCGTCACCCACGCTTCGCGTCGCCATCCTCTGGCACTTTCACCAACCTCTTTATGTGAACCCCATCCGCGCGACCGCGTCCCTCCCGTGGGTCCGGCTCCACGCGCTCAAGGACTACCACGACATGGCGGCGCTGGCCGTGGCGCACCCGGGGCTCGAGCTGACATTCAATCTCGTCCCCTCCCTCGTCGATCAGCTCGACGATCTCGCGAACGGCCGGACGGCTGACCCGGCGCTCGAGCTCGCCTCGCGGGACGCCGGCGCGCTGACGGAGGAGGAGCATCTCGCGATCCTGGGCCTCTTCTTCTCGGTCCCCTACAGGACCCTCATCGCCCCCTTCCCCCGTTACGTGAACCTCTTCCACAAGCGGGGCGGGCGGGGGTCCGACGGCACGTACCGGGACGCCGCGCGCCGGTTCAAGCCGCACGACTTCCGCGACCTGATCGTCTGGTTCCACCTCGCGTGGTCGGGGGAGACGCTGAAGCGTCACGAGGTCGTGCGCGGGCTCCTCGCCAAGGGGGAGGGGTTCACCGAGGACGACAAGGCGGCGCTCCTCGCGACGCAGCACGAGTTCCTGGGGGGAGTTCTCCCCGCGCTCCGGGAGATCGCGCGCGGGGGCGCCCTCGAGTTCAGCACCTCCCCCTACTATCACCCGATCCTCCCCCTGCTGTGCGATTCCGAGAGCGCCCTCGAGGCGGCGCCGGCGCTCTTCGTGCCGAGGCCGCCGTTCCGGCGCCCGGCGGACGCCGCCGAGCAGATCCGATCCGCGGTGAGCCGCCACGAGGCGGTCTTCGGCGTGCGCCCGAGGGGGGTCTGGCCCTCGGAGGGATCGCTGAGCGAGGAGACGATCGACATCCTCGGCGCGAACGGCGTCTCCTGGGCGGCGAGCGACGAGGGGATCCTCGCGGCGGCTCTCGCCCTCTCCGGCGGCGGATGGCGCCCCCGTCCGACGACGTCGGATCTCTCCGCGGCGTGGAGGCTCAGGGACTCCCCGCCGGCGCTCTTCTTCCGGGATCGCGAGATCTCCGATCTCGTCGGGTTCACGTACTCGTCGTGGCGGGGGGAGGACGCGGCCGCGGACCTCGTCGGGCGCCTGCAGCGGATTCGCGACCACCTCGGATCGGGAGCGGAGGACGCGGTCGTTCCCATCATCCTCGACGGTGAGAACGCCTGGGAGCACTACGCGGAGAACGGCGTTCCCTTCCTCTCGGCGCTGTATCGTGCGCTCACGAGCACTGCGGGGCTGGCGACGACGTCGTTCTCGCGCTACCTCGAGGCCTCACCGGCGCCGCGGCGACTCGAGCGGCTGCGCGCCGGCTCGTGGATCCGCTCGGACTTCACGACGTGGATCGGCCACCCCGAGAAGAACCGTGGGTGGGATCTCCTGCGCGACGCGCGCGACGCCTTCGAGCGGAGAGCGCCCTCGATCGACGGCGCCGATCGCGACATGGCGTGGAAGTGCCTGCAGGCGGCCGAGGGAAGCGACTGGTTCTGGTGGTATGGCGACGAGCATTCCTCGGAGGAGGACTCGATCTTCGACGCGACGTTCCGGAGCCTGCTCGCGGAGACGTGGCGCCTTCTCGGAGAGGCTTCCCCTCCGGCGCTCGGCGAGCCGATCATGGGGCGGAGGCGCGCCCCCTTCGAGCCGCCGAGCGGCGCGGTGAGGGTCACCCTCGACGGGCGGCGAAGCGATTACTTCGAGTGGCTCCTCGCGGGGGTGTGCGACCGCGCCTCGGGGCTCGGCTCGATGAGCCCGGGCGCCGTGAGAATCGAGCGCGTGGCCTTCGGCTGGAGCCCGGGGCATCTCTTCATCCGCGTGGATCCGTCCGGTCCCACCGCGGCGGCGCTGCTCGACGACGCGGCGATCGTCGTGGCGATCACGAGCCCCGCGAGCCTGAGGGTCGCGATCCGGCGGGGTGCGGGGGGCGAGCCTTCGGCCGACGTCGCGGGCGTGGCCTGCGCGCTCGACACGATCGTCGAGATCGACGTCCCGCTCGCAGCCGTTCCGGCCCGGGACGGGGATCGCGTCGCCTTCTCCGTCTCGCTCCTGGCCGCGGCGGGCCCCGGTGAGAGGCTCCCCCGCGAAGGGGAGATCTCCTTCGACGCGGCGCCTTCATTCGACTGGAGCGTCTGA
- a CDS encoding type II/IV secretion system protein, with amino-acid sequence MSGVSVSVGRAAGATLQKVLEEKGLVTAEELQRARRVWDRLEQKGPFGAHLVALGLVTREQLEAAQSAIRESLSPAEILVEMGRLTPEALARADAAAHRAGAPVESELVASGATTEESLLEARAAKHGLEVIALEPEMIDLGPYRRVPASTWRRLQVLPIALPSGSCGLAMPRVDADAILEIRDAVGRNPVTRLCSATAMSATLKALETPPRPPAGAPPAVEAPRDGSTAEIVDRLIRTARRERASDIHIEPGETKSRVRLRIDGRLVPIAELGAEQGRAVTERLKILAGCDFTDRTRHQCGRFSVGVDNESVDVTVSTFVSGHGEDLVLRILARKVGLVGLERLGLSPIMLRELVDQGLSSPEGLFLVTGPRGSGRTTTLFNAIDYCNDVSLKIISAEDPAEFSLQGMIQWSRRPAGGPTVAESIRASLNQDPDVVVIGEILDAETAALAVEAALRGHRVFATFRTESAAGAVVRLLDMGMEPFLVGSTARAVLAQRLVRRICPECAEEASPPASELRLLGISPRDAAAYPLRQGRGCPGCHMTGYRGRMGVFELVVVGDALRDAILERAPLREIERLCLDVPGYLTLTEDAVIKALQGLTTLSEVIHRTPRAHIRPARQLMERAS; translated from the coding sequence ATGAGCGGCGTGAGCGTTTCGGTCGGCCGGGCCGCCGGTGCCACGTTACAGAAGGTGCTGGAGGAGAAGGGCCTCGTCACCGCCGAGGAGCTGCAGCGGGCCCGCCGCGTCTGGGATCGACTGGAGCAGAAGGGGCCGTTCGGCGCGCATCTCGTGGCCCTGGGCCTCGTCACCCGCGAGCAGCTCGAGGCGGCGCAGTCGGCGATCCGGGAGTCGCTCTCCCCCGCGGAGATCCTCGTCGAGATGGGGCGCCTCACCCCCGAGGCCCTCGCCCGCGCGGACGCGGCCGCGCACCGCGCCGGCGCTCCCGTCGAGTCTGAGCTCGTCGCCTCCGGGGCGACGACCGAGGAGTCGCTGCTCGAGGCGCGCGCCGCCAAGCACGGCCTCGAGGTGATCGCGCTCGAGCCGGAGATGATCGACCTGGGCCCTTACCGCCGGGTTCCGGCCTCCACGTGGCGCCGGCTCCAGGTCCTCCCGATCGCGCTCCCGAGCGGAAGCTGCGGCCTCGCGATGCCCCGGGTCGACGCCGACGCCATCCTCGAGATCCGCGACGCCGTGGGAAGGAATCCGGTCACGAGGCTCTGCAGCGCGACGGCGATGAGCGCGACGCTCAAGGCGCTCGAGACGCCGCCCCGGCCGCCGGCGGGCGCCCCCCCTGCCGTCGAGGCGCCGCGCGACGGCAGCACCGCCGAGATCGTCGATCGCCTCATCCGCACGGCGCGGCGCGAGCGCGCGAGCGACATCCACATCGAGCCCGGCGAGACGAAGTCCCGCGTGAGGCTCCGGATCGACGGGCGGCTCGTGCCGATCGCCGAGCTCGGCGCCGAGCAGGGACGCGCCGTGACGGAGCGGCTCAAGATCCTCGCCGGGTGCGATTTCACCGATCGCACGCGCCACCAGTGCGGCCGCTTCTCCGTGGGCGTCGACAACGAGAGCGTCGACGTCACCGTCTCGACCTTCGTCTCGGGGCACGGAGAGGATCTCGTCCTCCGGATCCTGGCCCGGAAGGTGGGGCTGGTCGGGCTCGAGCGGCTCGGCCTCTCGCCGATCATGCTCCGCGAGCTCGTCGACCAGGGGCTGTCGAGCCCCGAGGGGCTCTTCCTCGTGACCGGGCCGAGGGGGAGCGGGCGCACGACGACGCTCTTCAACGCCATCGACTACTGCAACGACGTCTCGCTCAAGATCATCTCCGCCGAGGATCCGGCCGAGTTCTCCCTCCAGGGAATGATCCAGTGGTCCCGCCGCCCGGCCGGCGGCCCCACGGTCGCCGAATCGATCCGCGCCAGCCTCAACCAGGATCCGGACGTGGTCGTCATCGGCGAGATCCTCGACGCGGAGACGGCGGCGCTCGCCGTCGAAGCGGCGCTCCGCGGCCACCGCGTGTTCGCCACCTTCCGGACGGAGAGCGCCGCGGGGGCCGTCGTGCGCCTCCTCGACATGGGGATGGAGCCGTTCCTCGTCGGCTCGACCGCCCGCGCCGTGCTCGCGCAGAGGCTGGTGCGGCGCATCTGCCCCGAGTGCGCGGAGGAGGCGTCCCCGCCCGCCTCGGAGCTGCGCCTCCTGGGAATCTCCCCGCGCGACGCGGCCGCCTACCCGCTGCGGCAGGGACGCGGATGCCCCGGGTGCCACATGACCGGCTACCGCGGGCGGATGGGCGTCTTCGAGCTGGTCGTGGTCGGCGACGCCCTCCGCGACGCGATCCTCGAGCGCGCGCCGCTCCGGGAGATCGAGCGCCTCTGCCTCGACG